In Desulfobaccales bacterium, one DNA window encodes the following:
- a CDS encoding DUF3820 family protein, whose product MNSDDQKACPHIQPDHNALLKLAQATMPFGKYAGRRLVDLPESYVVWLSRKGFPKGELGEMLSTVYEIKVNGLEYLFKPLKD is encoded by the coding sequence ATGAACTCTGACGATCAAAAAGCTTGTCCACATATTCAACCTGATCATAATGCCCTCTTGAAGCTGGCTCAGGCAACAATGCCCTTTGGAAAATATGCAGGACGTCGTCTTGTGGATCTCCCGGAGTCATATGTTGTCTGGCTTTCACGAAAAGGCTTTCCTAAAGGTGAACTGGGTGAAATGCTGAGTACGGTTTATGAAATAAAAGTCAATGGACTTGAATACCTTTTTAAGCCGCTGAAAGATTAA
- a CDS encoding DMT family transporter translates to MITYSGYLIVAQLFLRGEKPLIMTFYMALFAGVTFSFFHNPLKILELQLNQLLIGLFLGLIPTAFAYAFNFRAIREVGSGYVSIFSTFELVMVVCLSFLVLGEPIFIIQIVGMVLIISGIVLANAKIFRTSGTMGSWR, encoded by the coding sequence CATGATTACCTACAGCGGTTATCTGATCGTGGCACAGCTCTTTCTCAGAGGAGAGAAACCGCTAATCATGACCTTTTATATGGCGTTATTTGCCGGGGTGACCTTCAGCTTCTTCCATAACCCCTTGAAGATCCTTGAACTGCAGCTAAATCAGCTCCTTATAGGACTATTCCTGGGCCTCATTCCGACCGCCTTCGCCTATGCCTTTAATTTCCGTGCCATTAGGGAAGTAGGGAGCGGCTACGTATCCATTTTCTCCACCTTTGAATTGGTTATGGTGGTTTGCCTCTCATTTCTGGTACTGGGTGAGCCGATCTTTATCATCCAGATCGTCGGGATGGTTCTGATAATTAGCGGTATTGTGCTTGCCAATGCAAAGATCTTCCGGACAAGTGGCACGATGGGGAGCTGGAGATAG